The Engraulis encrasicolus isolate BLACKSEA-1 chromosome 4, IST_EnEncr_1.0, whole genome shotgun sequence genome includes a window with the following:
- the LOC134446834 gene encoding uncharacterized protein LOC134446834: MAGEPEGRAQRPRKEKRARRWHVLLLSLLCCASVTPGEDSVPSPPDTPQPALSDRAIRKKVEEGNARRKQQSKPWYSRLFRKSKATRRTKKMTGRTNKQTDETTQQGKAWYSSLFWKSKATPRYERMTDETDIGTDQRKQQGKAWYSRLFRKPKSASPVTKMTESKTDQLTGKTEQNSKASNSSNNPSDKTDKKNTVKQTNKLAQRQGETNGSVVQRPWRVEARNWFPTITLYVLRGGPFQMIPSWAWPQLSTGLPARLTNRFKLTTRLTNRFKLTTRLTNRLTLTTKQTRPTNRLTLKKTENIAVPHTPESKRTTNNIKIAKCIVALLDKALEEVLTENVNTVQITTETNGTLCRPPLKPNDNTRPPSFKEPFPRCIEAMAGKKPSKKDLECCQIGDEGMTEEKAAKKTSKHQAIRTTLKDLTHLLLTCAMLLFTWLFTISIGTVKVPTHINGSSCDAE, from the coding sequence ATGGCCGGAGAACCAGAGGGTCGTGCCCAGCGCCCTCGTAAAGAGAAGAGGGCACGGCGATGGCATGTGCTACTCCTCAGCCTCCTGTGCTGTGCCTCTGTGACCCCCGGGGAGGACAGTGTTCCCAGCCCCCCTGACACCCCCCAGCCTGCCCTGAGTGACCGCGCTATTaggaagaaggtggaggagggaaaTGCCAGGAGGAAACAGCAAAGCAAGCCCTGGTACTCCCGACTTTTCCGCAAATCAAAAGCCACTCGACGCACCAAGAAAATGACTGGCAGGACCAACAAACAGACTGACGAAACAACTCAGCAAGGCAAGGCCTGGTACTCCAGCCTCTTTTGGAAATCAAAAGCCACTCCACGCTACGAGAGAATGACTGACGAGACTGACATAGGCACCGACCAGAGGAAGCAGCAAGGCAAGGCCTGGTACTCCCGCCTTTTCCGAAAACCAAAATCTGCTTCCCCTGTCACTAAAATGACTGAAAGCAAGACTGACCAACTGACTGGCAAAACAGAGCAGAACAGCAAAGCCTCAAACTCCTCCAACAACCCTTCAGACAAGACGGACAAAAAGAACACTGTCAAACAGACCAACAAGCTGGCCCAACGTCAGGGggagacaaatgggtcagttgtccaacGCCCATGGAGAGTGGAGGCCCGGAATTGGTTCCCtactattacattgtatgtattgagaggtggGCCTTTTCAAATGATTCCATCCTGGGCCTGGCCACAGCTGTCAACTGGCCTGCCAGCAAGACTGACGAACAGATTCAAACTGACAACAAGACTGACAAATAGATTCAAACTGACAACAAGACTGACAAATAGACTGACTCTGACAACCAAACAGACAAGACCGACAAACAGACTGACCCTGAAAAAGACTGAAAACATTGCAGTCCCACACACCCCGGAAAGTAAGCGAACGACCAACAACATTAAAATTGCCAAATGTATCGTGGCTCTTCTGGACAAAGCACTTGAGGAAGTGTTGACGGAAAATGTCAACACGGTCCAGATCACTACAGAGACAAACGGGACCTTGTGCCGGCCTCCCCTTAAGCCCAATGACAACACTAGACCGCCAAGCTTCAAGGAGCCATTCCCAAGGTGCATCGAGGCCATGGCTGGGAAAAAACCAAGCAAAAAGGATTTGGAGTGCTGTCAAATTGGGGATGAGGGCATGACAGAGGAAAAGGCAGCCAAGAAAACCTCAAAGCATCAGGCCATCAGGACAACATTGAAGGACCTGACCCACCTGCTGTTGACCTGTGCAATGCTCCTTTTCACCTGGCTATTTACCATTAGCATTGGCACCGTGAAAGTCCCCACACACATAAATGGCTCGTCCTGTGATGCAGAGTAA